Below is a genomic region from Streptomyces ferrugineus.
GGGCAAGCAGGCGCGGGCCAGGAGTCTGCTGTCTCGACGCCCGGAATCAACCCGTCAAGCAGAGCGCCGCTGCATCATCGGCAGTGCAGTCCGCCCTGCCCACGCTCGTCCACCTCGTCCGCGAGCCCCTGGCCGGCCGGCACGAGCCCGCTCCGCCGCTGAAGTCGCCGCCACACTGGAACAACAGCATCCCCAGCGCGAGATCAAGACCAAGATCACGCGACTCACACGCGAAGGACTCGTGGCCAAGAACCAAGCCCAGCGCACCAAGCAGGCCAGGTCCGTCTACTACACCTCCCCCGAGGCCTCCGAGTCTGCCTCCCAGGACGAGCCGACAGCCGAGCAGTCCGCCTGACAACCTCTCGGTGCCCTGGTGCCGTTGGGCCACGCCAGGTACAGTCCCGGCCGCGATCCTCGCGACCGTCTCCCTTGCGACCCGGCCAACCTCGCCTCGGCGCGGGGCGTCTGTGTCCAGCACCTCGCCCGACTGCATCCGCTGCCCGCCGGCCCTCCCGCCGAGCTCACGCCGAGGTCACCCTCGGTCTGCTGCCGGGCCGCCGTGGCCGCACTGCTGGCCGCTCGGCGGGAACAAGGGCCCCACGATCGGCGTACCCTGACAGGCCCACTCCCCGCAGGCCACGGGACACTCACAGGCGCCCGTCCGGCACGCGGTCCCCGTCGAAGTGATGAGAAGGATTCCGCTCATCCGGCCGAGGTACGCGGTGAGTTCACCGCCCTAGCATCGCGGAATGTCAAACTCACTTAGCATCAAGCGCGTTCCATCGCTTGATGTGTTACGCGGCATCGCGATCGTCGGAACGTTGCTGTCCAACATCTGGATCTTCACCAGTGCAGTGGGGGACGATTGGACCGGCAGGATCGGCGGGGCGTGGGACGAGGACGTCTCACTCGTTTCCTCTTTGCTGTCGAACGGCAAGTTCCTCGGGTTGCTGTCCATATTGTTCGGCGTGGGTATGGCCATCCAGTTCGAGTCGGCACTTCGGCACGGACACCGCTGGCCCTGGCGATACGAGTGGCGTTCGTTGCTGCTGATGGCGGACGGCTTCATCCACTTTGCGCTCGTTGTCGAGTTCGACATTCTCATGGGATACGCGTTGGTGGCGATCATCATCGCCCCCCTGCTCCGGCTGCGGACCAAGTGGCTGGTCGTGGCCACCGCACTCGCCGGCGCACTGCACTTGTACATGCAGTTCCGCACCATGATGTGGACAGCCCCCGCAGAAGAGCCACTGCCCGAGGATTACCGAGATGATCCGGCGAGCGCACAGGACACATCGAGCTATCCCACCCCCACATACTTCGAGGAGGTGGCCGGGCGAATAGAGTATTTCTGGGATGGCAGGCAAGAGGCCTTCATCATTGCTCCTCCCCTGTCGGCCTTCCTGTTCCTCTGCGGGGCTCTGCTGTGGCGGGCGGGGCTGTTCAGGGGGGATGAGAAGGCGCGGAGGTTGAGCCGTCGGCTCGCCATCGGAGGCCTGGGCCTCGGGGTGCCGTTGTCTGTGTGGGAGTACCTGCCCTTGCCGGGCAGCGACATCTCCGGTGGGCTTTCGCGGTACACCATCGCTCCGATCGTGGCCTTCGGCTACCTGGGGCTGATACTCATCCTGCTGCGGAGCCGTGGTGGCTCCGGGTTCCTCGCCCGGCGGTTCGCTGACGTCGGCAAGACCGCGCTGTCGTGCTACATGCTGCAGAACGTCGTCGCCCTGGTGATCTTCAGCTCATGGGGCCTTGGCCTGGGGCCGTTGGGCAGTGTCGGTACGATTCTCGCCTGGGCCGGGATCAGCGCTCTGCTGATGCTCGCCGCATACCTGTGGCTGCGGCGCTTTCGGCAGGGGCCGTTCGAGCTGGTTTGGCGGGCGGCCGTGGACGCGCCCTTCCGGCATGTTGACCGCGCGCGTGAACGCCAGCGGCGCGAGAAGGACGCCCCTGTGAGTGTCTCGTAGCGGAGATATAGCGGCCGGAATATGGGCGTTGGGTGTTCTGTCGTCAGCTGAGCGTGAGGCAGGACGGTATCCGGGCCGGTCAGCGGCCGTGGGCATGCAGGGCTGGTTGCTGTGAGCGAGCGCAAGCACTACAAGACCGCCCCTGTCCGACGAGCAGTGGTCGCTGGTCGGGCCGACGATTCAGGCTCTGGCCTCTGCTGCTGGCACCGTCCAGGCCGGTCGAGGACTTCCCGCGTACGCACCGGCCTCGGCGCAGGTTCGTCAAAGGCGTTACCGCCCACGGACACCTGACCGCAATCGCGGAACCACCGGCCTGGAGGGCCGAGTTCTACGTCACCGGCGCGTCAACGGTCTGCTCCTGTCCCGCGACGGTCAGGGCCTGTTCTGAGTTCCCGTCGTCCGCAGGAGGCGCGGGCTCAGGCAGCGGGCCCGGGGATCGCCGGCAAGGTCATCTTTCAACCT
It encodes:
- a CDS encoding DUF418 domain-containing protein, with amino-acid sequence MSNSLSIKRVPSLDVLRGIAIVGTLLSNIWIFTSAVGDDWTGRIGGAWDEDVSLVSSLLSNGKFLGLLSILFGVGMAIQFESALRHGHRWPWRYEWRSLLLMADGFIHFALVVEFDILMGYALVAIIIAPLLRLRTKWLVVATALAGALHLYMQFRTMMWTAPAEEPLPEDYRDDPASAQDTSSYPTPTYFEEVAGRIEYFWDGRQEAFIIAPPLSAFLFLCGALLWRAGLFRGDEKARRLSRRLAIGGLGLGVPLSVWEYLPLPGSDISGGLSRYTIAPIVAFGYLGLILILLRSRGGSGFLARRFADVGKTALSCYMLQNVVALVIFSSWGLGLGPLGSVGTILAWAGISALLMLAAYLWLRRFRQGPFELVWRAAVDAPFRHVDRARERQRREKDAPVSVS